The proteins below come from a single uncultured Carboxylicivirga sp. genomic window:
- a CDS encoding DUF368 domain-containing protein, with product MSKSTLSFYFKTAIKGAAMGAANVIPGVSGGTIALITGIFERLIDAIKSFNITAVKLLLSGRFKEFAKHIDLAFLVSLFTGVGIAIISLAKLFKFLFENYPIYIWAFFFGLVLASIYFVGKTVDKWNISSIISLLIGTTIAVSISVLTPASENSSFIYLIICGVIAICSMILPGLSGSFVLILLGNYQLVMINAVSEFNMRILIPVALGAGVGLIAFSHFLSWLLKKYHHQTIAMLTGFITGSLGILWPWKEAITKQFGDKIKTVDYDYYFPNLDSGFYLALFFIILGIVSIVATELLANKKNQNA from the coding sequence ATGAGTAAGTCAACTTTATCTTTTTATTTTAAAACAGCTATTAAAGGCGCCGCCATGGGTGCTGCCAATGTTATCCCTGGAGTATCAGGCGGAACAATTGCACTTATCACAGGGATTTTTGAACGTTTGATTGATGCAATTAAATCATTTAACATCACCGCTGTAAAACTCTTATTATCTGGAAGATTTAAAGAATTTGCTAAACATATAGATTTAGCATTTCTCGTTTCCTTATTCACCGGCGTCGGGATTGCCATTATATCGTTGGCAAAATTATTTAAGTTTTTGTTCGAAAATTATCCCATTTATATCTGGGCTTTCTTTTTTGGTTTAGTCTTAGCATCCATCTATTTTGTTGGAAAAACAGTAGACAAATGGAACATATCCAGTATTATTAGTTTACTAATTGGAACCACAATTGCCGTTTCCATTTCCGTTCTTACTCCAGCATCAGAAAACAGCTCATTTATATATCTTATTATCTGTGGTGTAATTGCCATTTGCAGCATGATATTACCTGGATTATCCGGCTCTTTTGTTCTGATTTTATTAGGTAACTATCAATTAGTAATGATAAATGCTGTAAGCGAATTTAACATGAGAATATTAATACCTGTTGCATTAGGTGCTGGTGTAGGATTAATTGCTTTTTCACACTTTTTATCTTGGTTACTAAAAAAATACCATCATCAAACCATTGCCATGCTAACAGGATTTATTACTGGCTCTTTAGGAATACTTTGGCCATGGAAAGAAGCCATTACAAAACAGTTTGGTGACAAAATAAAAACAGTTGATTACGATTATTATTTCCCAAACCTTGATTCAGGATTTTATTTAGCCTTGTTTTTTATTATTTTAGGCATAGTAAGTATTGTAGCAACCGAATTACTTGCTAATAAGAAAAATCAAAACGCGTAA
- a CDS encoding polysaccharide biosynthesis tyrosine autokinase encodes MPRKIKSMVSGDKSTINKTHQAHKIKPTESLFDLKRILYLFRKNWYLFLISIPLCVGSVYMYHRYTVPVYQARATLLLKGSNQQSITRSELIEGFGLSPETRSVENQMFVIRSKKLVKKAIDRLDFGVTYIVEGTFKDTELYYAKPFVIEFDSIHPQMLNVPFEVHYISDNEVNIKVETEGASLFVYKTEKGVGGVGAFKMDENVKLGQWITRDQFSFRILPTSNVVSKDGVYQFVFKSNSQIANNYRASLGVNSYREGSSIIFISSTGTSSEKIKVFLDTLCEVILEYNLEQKNDMATRSLAFINSQLDNIADTLDKVQNRLLTYRRDNRFMGPSEFSERLAEQYFDAEKEVKMLEMQSSYYEYLQNNLDKAKDIEEYMLPAVNDENTSFINQLVLQLISYEEEKEMLFSSAEKDNQYIRALESKINVTKDNLKKGINQVLRSIDLEKKKWNVKINDVVGDMDQLPALEKKYLKIDRTYKLNDAIYTFLLQKQSETQIAKASNVPDNEIIDNAVISAIVSPNKRSNYQKGFLLALILPSAFVALKEFLNTKVRNKDDVHFLAPGLSIVGTIIHNKEGGNNVINDYPHSVISESFRALRTKLKYMYDGDHPKVITLTSTNTGEGKTFCAENIASVFAVSGKKTVLLGFDLRKPRLTALFQLMDKPGLSNYLIDESKIDEIIYPTDYSNLSVIPAGPIPPNPSELLSGDGPKELFAYLRNHFDVIVVDSPPIGLVADARMLMQESDYNLFVVRANYTLREHLSLTIENLLDEDIAKVGVLLNDVSLSERGYGYYSAEYYSDHYRS; translated from the coding sequence TTGCCACGCAAAATAAAATCTATGGTATCCGGCGATAAAAGCACTATTAATAAAACGCATCAGGCGCACAAAATAAAACCAACCGAATCGTTATTTGATTTAAAACGAATATTGTATCTGTTTCGAAAGAACTGGTATTTGTTTTTAATTTCAATACCCTTGTGTGTGGGGTCGGTTTATATGTATCATAGGTATACTGTCCCTGTTTATCAGGCTCGTGCAACTTTACTTCTTAAAGGTTCTAATCAACAATCAATTACGAGATCTGAGTTGATAGAAGGATTTGGGTTATCGCCTGAAACACGAAGCGTAGAAAATCAGATGTTTGTTATTCGATCGAAAAAACTGGTTAAGAAGGCTATTGATCGATTGGATTTTGGAGTGACTTACATTGTGGAAGGTACTTTTAAGGATACAGAACTGTATTACGCTAAACCTTTTGTTATTGAGTTTGACTCGATTCATCCTCAAATGTTGAATGTACCTTTTGAAGTGCATTATATTTCAGATAATGAAGTAAATATAAAAGTAGAAACTGAAGGTGCTTCCTTGTTTGTTTATAAAACCGAGAAGGGAGTTGGTGGTGTTGGTGCTTTTAAAATGGATGAAAATGTAAAGCTGGGGCAATGGATAACACGCGATCAGTTTTCATTTAGAATTCTTCCTACCTCAAACGTGGTAAGTAAAGATGGAGTTTATCAATTTGTCTTTAAATCTAATAGTCAGATTGCGAATAATTATAGAGCTTCGTTGGGAGTTAATTCGTACCGCGAAGGTTCTAGTATTATTTTTATCAGTTCAACAGGTACAAGTTCTGAAAAGATAAAAGTGTTTTTAGATACTTTGTGTGAGGTGATTCTTGAATATAACCTTGAGCAAAAAAATGATATGGCAACACGATCGTTGGCGTTTATTAATTCTCAATTGGACAATATTGCCGATACTTTAGATAAAGTTCAAAATCGTTTATTAACATATCGCCGGGATAATCGGTTTATGGGACCGTCAGAGTTTTCGGAACGTTTAGCTGAACAATATTTTGATGCCGAAAAAGAGGTGAAGATGTTGGAAATGCAATCTTCATATTATGAGTATCTGCAGAATAATCTGGATAAGGCCAAGGATATTGAAGAGTATATGTTGCCAGCTGTAAATGATGAAAATACCAGCTTTATTAATCAGTTGGTGTTGCAATTGATCTCATATGAAGAAGAAAAAGAAATGCTATTTAGCTCGGCTGAAAAGGATAATCAATACATTAGAGCATTAGAAAGTAAGATAAATGTTACAAAAGATAATTTGAAAAAAGGGATTAATCAGGTACTTCGTAGTATTGATTTAGAAAAGAAAAAATGGAATGTGAAGATTAATGATGTTGTAGGAGATATGGATCAGCTACCGGCGTTAGAAAAAAAATATCTGAAGATTGATAGGACTTACAAACTAAATGATGCTATTTATACCTTTTTACTTCAAAAACAGTCAGAAACACAAATTGCTAAAGCAAGTAATGTGCCGGATAATGAAATAATTGATAATGCTGTGATTTCTGCAATTGTATCGCCAAATAAAAGAAGTAATTATCAGAAAGGATTTTTATTAGCTCTGATTTTGCCTTCAGCTTTTGTTGCTTTAAAAGAATTTCTGAATACTAAGGTTCGAAATAAAGATGATGTCCATTTTCTTGCTCCCGGGCTTTCAATTGTAGGAACAATTATTCATAATAAAGAGGGAGGTAATAATGTAATTAATGATTACCCTCATTCTGTGATAAGTGAGTCCTTTAGGGCTTTGAGAACAAAGTTAAAGTATATGTACGATGGCGATCATCCCAAAGTAATTACTCTAACAAGTACCAATACAGGTGAAGGAAAAACATTTTGTGCCGAAAATATTGCATCTGTCTTTGCTGTATCTGGAAAAAAAACGGTGTTGTTAGGTTTTGATTTGCGTAAACCACGATTAACAGCATTGTTTCAATTGATGGATAAACCAGGTTTGTCCAATTATTTGATAGATGAGTCTAAGATTGATGAGATTATATATCCTACCGACTATAGTAATTTATCGGTAATTCCTGCAGGACCAATTCCTCCTAATCCTAGTGAGCTATTGTCGGGAGATGGGCCTAAAGAACTATTTGCTTATTTGCGAAATCACTTCGATGTGATTGTGGTGGATTCTCCTCCAATTGGTTTGGTAGCCGATGCCAGAATGCTGATGCAAGAGTCGGATTATAACTTATTTGTAGTGAGGGCTAATTACACTTTGCGCGAGCATCTTTCATTAACTATAGAAAACCTATTGGATGAAGATATTGCAAAAGTTGGAGTTCTTCTAAATGATGTTTCGTTAAGTGAAAGAGGGTATGGTTATTATTCGGCAGAGTATTACAGCGATCACTACAGGTCGTAG
- a CDS encoding nuclear transport factor 2 family protein: MNTLSIPIRDSEKVASVRAALSKMLRAQEEGDLNTFASSFAHDTDMINIGTDLDEIWHNWSSFYTWMESAILDRKGYTITEKDTHIKLNQSGDIAWYSQLLDTCFETKGEPFNLEGFRHTGVMEKRNNKWVIVQSHISAPISNKDDKPMN; encoded by the coding sequence ATGAATACACTGAGTATACCCATCAGAGATTCTGAGAAAGTGGCGTCAGTACGAGCTGCTTTAAGTAAAATGTTGCGAGCACAGGAAGAAGGTGATTTAAATACTTTTGCATCCTCCTTTGCACACGACACCGACATGATTAACATTGGTACCGATCTTGATGAAATATGGCATAACTGGAGCAGCTTTTACACCTGGATGGAAAGCGCTATTCTGGATCGTAAAGGTTATACCATTACAGAAAAAGATACCCACATTAAGCTCAACCAAAGCGGCGACATAGCCTGGTACTCTCAATTACTCGACACTTGTTTTGAAACAAAAGGAGAACCATTTAATCTTGAAGGATTCAGACACACAGGCGTTATGGAAAAACGAAACAATAAATGGGTAATTGTACAAAGCCACATCTCGGCTCCTATTAGCAACAAAGATGATAAACCAATGAATTAG
- a CDS encoding tetratricopeptide repeat protein yields the protein MQDFLHTNHDDVLEAVERFERMISTDKEVYFDVHQVENIFEFFLEKSLIKQAEQILHIGLRQHPQATSLLVKKAGLLADDSRLDEALDLLFKVAPIENTNTEVFLTLGWILLQKNEIPSAIKYFKKAVNLAFDDEEEVLLEIAYNLNQAEVYSESVYFLELLAQKYPGNTNALFEFAFALEKVGQRNKSISIYESLLDIDPFSENAWYNVGILYNKEDRYIEASQAYDFTLAINPYHSEAYFNKGNSLAHKGCFAEALDAYLEHASLSKDIVLTYQYIADCWEQLGNFDMAIRFYQLVTKELPESGDAWYGIGTALMEKEDFKNGLQAIDQAISINPMNADYWFAHARGLFELDQADDATRSLENGLNIDPEEITGWFELVKLKMGLDKDFVPRDFLHELKKQYTDSAAIYYLSAMVNYSYLHDNSTALSELKTAIEIDSSLLSYFIEEVPEIQTIPEFKAILPNI from the coding sequence ATGCAGGATTTCTTGCACACCAACCATGATGATGTACTTGAGGCTGTTGAACGTTTTGAAAGAATGATCAGTACAGATAAAGAAGTGTATTTCGATGTTCATCAAGTTGAAAATATTTTTGAGTTCTTTTTAGAAAAAAGCTTGATTAAACAAGCCGAACAAATTCTTCATATCGGGTTACGACAACATCCGCAAGCCACTTCGCTTCTTGTGAAAAAAGCAGGATTATTAGCTGACGACAGTCGTTTAGACGAAGCTCTTGACCTACTATTTAAAGTAGCTCCCATTGAAAATACCAATACCGAAGTTTTTCTAACTTTGGGATGGATCTTGCTTCAGAAAAATGAAATTCCTTCAGCCATTAAATATTTCAAAAAAGCTGTTAATTTAGCTTTTGATGACGAAGAAGAAGTTCTACTCGAAATAGCTTATAATTTAAATCAGGCAGAAGTATATTCCGAATCGGTTTACTTTTTGGAACTTTTGGCACAAAAATATCCGGGTAACACCAATGCCTTATTCGAATTTGCCTTTGCCTTAGAGAAGGTTGGCCAACGAAATAAAAGTATCAGCATATACGAAAGTCTTTTAGACATCGATCCGTTTTCTGAAAATGCTTGGTATAATGTTGGGATTTTATACAATAAAGAAGATCGATATATCGAAGCCAGTCAAGCGTATGATTTTACTCTTGCCATTAATCCATATCATAGCGAAGCTTATTTCAATAAAGGTAATAGTTTAGCACACAAAGGTTGTTTTGCTGAAGCTTTAGATGCTTATCTTGAGCATGCAAGCCTAAGTAAAGATATTGTATTGACATATCAATACATTGCCGACTGCTGGGAGCAACTTGGTAATTTTGATATGGCCATTCGTTTTTACCAATTGGTAACCAAAGAACTTCCTGAAAGTGGAGATGCATGGTATGGTATAGGAACAGCTTTAATGGAGAAAGAAGATTTCAAAAATGGGTTACAAGCAATTGATCAAGCCATTTCGATAAATCCTATGAATGCAGATTATTGGTTCGCTCATGCTCGAGGATTATTTGAGTTAGATCAGGCAGACGATGCCACCCGAAGTCTTGAAAATGGTTTAAACATCGACCCCGAAGAAATTACAGGCTGGTTCGAACTTGTTAAACTTAAAATGGGACTAGATAAAGATTTTGTTCCAAGAGATTTTCTGCATGAACTTAAAAAACAATATACCGATTCTGCAGCCATCTATTATTTAAGTGCTATGGTTAACTATTCTTATCTACATGATAATAGTACCGCCCTAAGCGAACTTAAAACAGCCATTGAAATAGACTCATCTTTACTTTCTTATTTTATAGAAGAAGTACCAGAAATACAAACAATTCCAGAATTCAAAGCAATTCTACCTAATATATAA
- the truA gene encoding tRNA pseudouridine(38-40) synthase TruA encodes MPRYFMEMAYNGQHYHGWQIQPNAITVQEVINDALKKAIREDVNVVGAGRTDTGVHASYFVVHFDCKQVIEDTSHILHRLNRILRNDVVVYSLFEVDEEVHSRFGAISRTYHYYIKPYKTPFFNDISYRPTYEIDVDKMNEAAQTLFDYIDFTSFSKLHTDTKTNNCKIMEAQWFDKGDMLVFVVKADRFLRNMVRAIVGTLLEVGRGKMTIEDFRQIIEAKNRSLAGTSVPPQALFLVDVEYPQDLFIPIEKKPPVSVGL; translated from the coding sequence ATGCCAAGGTATTTTATGGAGATGGCCTATAATGGTCAGCATTATCATGGGTGGCAAATTCAACCCAATGCGATTACTGTTCAGGAGGTTATTAATGATGCCTTAAAAAAAGCTATCCGTGAAGATGTAAATGTTGTTGGAGCGGGCAGAACTGATACCGGTGTTCATGCTTCGTATTTTGTGGTGCATTTCGATTGTAAGCAAGTAATTGAAGATACTAGTCATATATTACACAGATTAAATCGGATATTGCGAAACGATGTGGTAGTATATTCTCTATTTGAAGTGGATGAAGAAGTGCATAGTCGTTTTGGTGCAATTTCGCGTACTTATCATTACTATATTAAGCCATACAAAACCCCATTCTTTAATGATATTTCATATCGTCCTACTTATGAAATTGACGTTGATAAAATGAATGAGGCTGCTCAAACTTTGTTTGATTACATCGATTTTACCAGTTTTAGTAAGTTGCATACCGATACTAAAACCAATAATTGCAAAATAATGGAAGCTCAATGGTTTGATAAAGGTGATATGTTGGTTTTTGTAGTAAAAGCCGATCGATTTTTGCGTAATATGGTAAGAGCTATTGTGGGTACTTTGCTCGAAGTTGGGCGGGGTAAAATGACTATCGAAGACTTTAGGCAAATCATTGAGGCGAAAAATCGTTCGCTTGCCGGAACTTCAGTTCCGCCTCAGGCATTGTTTTTGGTCGATGTTGAATATCCTCAGGATTTATTTATTCCTATCGAGAAAAAGCCTCCTGTTAGTGTTGGGCTATAA
- a CDS encoding glutathione peroxidase, whose protein sequence is MYRIILTLTLIFSLPLLTFSQENKSLYDFVVKDIDGNLFDLAQLKGKKVMVVNVASKCGLTPQYEQLQELYEEFENNNFVIIGFPANNFLSQEPGSEKEIKSFCTENYGVTFPMMSKISVKGEDMHPLYQWLTTKKLNGFEDSSVKWNFQKYLINRDGTIAKVISPKTKPYDDEIINWIKN, encoded by the coding sequence ATGTATAGAATTATTTTAACACTAACATTGATTTTCTCACTACCCCTTCTTACATTTAGTCAAGAAAATAAATCATTGTACGATTTTGTTGTAAAAGACATTGACGGAAATCTATTTGATTTGGCACAATTAAAAGGGAAAAAGGTAATGGTTGTAAATGTTGCGAGTAAATGTGGACTCACTCCACAATACGAGCAATTACAAGAACTTTATGAAGAGTTTGAAAATAACAACTTTGTTATTATCGGATTTCCGGCGAATAATTTTCTAAGCCAGGAACCCGGTAGCGAAAAGGAAATTAAATCGTTTTGCACCGAGAACTATGGCGTAACCTTTCCTATGATGTCGAAAATTTCGGTAAAAGGTGAAGATATGCATCCACTTTACCAATGGTTAACCACAAAAAAACTAAATGGATTTGAAGACAGTTCTGTCAAGTGGAATTTTCAGAAATACCTGATTAACCGAGATGGAACAATAGCCAAAGTAATTTCGCCCAAAACTAAACCCTACGACGATGAAATTATAAACTGGATAAAGAACTAA
- a CDS encoding protein-L-isoaspartate(D-aspartate) O-methyltransferase, with the protein MHRQEMIQHQIIERGITDNNVIRAMSIVPRHHFVPRELQSKAYWDCPLPIGHNQTISQPNMVAYMTEKLNLKASDKILEIGTGSGYQTAILTQIVYCVYSIEIIKALSIYSYQKLNKEKYTNVYIKHADGYHGWPEKAPFNAIIVTAAANYIPQALIDQLANKGKIIIPIATAPNKQHLKLLKKEHDKILMTKLLPVRFVPFTRR; encoded by the coding sequence ATGCATAGGCAAGAGATGATTCAACATCAAATTATTGAGCGAGGCATAACCGACAATAACGTAATAAGAGCCATGTCGATTGTACCACGTCATCATTTTGTACCTCGTGAATTACAATCAAAAGCTTATTGGGATTGCCCTTTACCAATTGGACATAATCAAACCATTTCACAACCTAACATGGTTGCCTACATGACAGAAAAGCTCAATTTAAAAGCCTCCGATAAGATACTTGAGATTGGTACCGGAAGTGGATACCAAACAGCCATTCTTACTCAAATTGTTTATTGCGTTTACTCAATTGAGATAATTAAAGCCCTTTCAATATATAGCTACCAAAAACTCAATAAAGAAAAATATACCAATGTATATATCAAACATGCCGACGGTTACCACGGCTGGCCCGAGAAAGCTCCGTTTAATGCCATAATAGTTACAGCTGCGGCCAATTACATTCCCCAAGCCCTAATAGATCAATTGGCCAATAAAGGAAAAATAATCATCCCTATCGCAACCGCTCCCAATAAACAACATCTAAAGCTTCTGAAAAAAGAACATGATAAAATACTGATGACCAAACTTCTACCTGTACGATTTGTTCCATTTACCCGAAGATAG
- the aroE gene encoding shikimate dehydrogenase (AroE; catalyzes the conversion of shikimate to 3-dehydroshikimate) — protein sequence MKTFGLIGYPLAQSFSYKYFTNKFKNENIDARFLNFEIPTIEEFPSLVDHHPYIGGLSVTIPYKEKIIQYLDELDVTAEKVGAVNSIKVTWKDKKPVFKGYNTDLIGFKNSIQPLLKEHHKKALILGTGGAAKAVAHAIEMLGLEYKYVSRKADSDQQINYASLTPKHFIEYTVVVNSTPVGMYPNTDQCPDIDYNCIGEKHLLFDLTYNPEVTKFMQMGAKNGAITKNGLEMLHMQAEASWSIWNDL from the coding sequence ATGAAAACTTTTGGTCTGATAGGTTATCCTCTTGCTCAATCATTTTCGTATAAATATTTTACCAATAAATTTAAAAACGAAAACATTGATGCTCGTTTCTTAAATTTTGAGATTCCAACTATCGAAGAGTTTCCCAGCCTTGTTGATCATCACCCGTATATAGGTGGATTATCCGTGACCATACCGTACAAAGAAAAAATAATCCAATATTTAGATGAGCTGGATGTAACCGCAGAGAAAGTTGGTGCTGTTAATTCCATTAAAGTAACCTGGAAAGACAAAAAGCCGGTTTTTAAGGGATACAATACCGATTTAATCGGATTTAAAAATTCAATACAGCCACTATTAAAAGAGCATCATAAAAAGGCACTGATATTAGGAACTGGTGGAGCTGCAAAAGCGGTAGCACATGCCATAGAAATGCTTGGATTAGAGTATAAATACGTAAGCCGAAAAGCAGACTCTGACCAACAGATTAATTACGCTTCATTAACACCAAAACACTTTATCGAATATACCGTAGTTGTAAATTCAACACCTGTTGGCATGTACCCTAATACTGACCAATGCCCGGATATAGATTACAATTGCATTGGCGAAAAACATCTTCTGTTTGATCTAACCTACAACCCCGAAGTAACCAAATTTATGCAGATGGGTGCAAAAAATGGTGCCATCACAAAAAATGGCTTAGAAATGTTACACATGCAAGCCGAAGCATCCTGGTCGATTTGGAACGACTTATAG
- a CDS encoding EamA family transporter → MWFLYALISALFLGIYDVLKKVSVNNNAVFPVLLVSTMSSALLFVPVFILSRNSILSEGDLLFIPKADAQTHLYIFAKAVLVLTSWIFSFFALKHLPLTVVSPIRATGPLWTLIGAILIFGEQLNTLQWVGIVTTLVFFYIFSTIGKLEGLSLKKNKWFWFIILATLTGAASGLYDKYLMTNLDRMAVQSWFSVYQAFLMVPLVYFIWYPQRAKLSPFTFRWSIPLVGIMLVIADFAYFYALSNPEALISVISALRRGSVVIAFIFGAILFKEKNIKRKAIYLAGILAGIFMLLLGSMQ, encoded by the coding sequence ATGTGGTTTCTATACGCTTTAATTTCCGCTCTCTTTTTGGGTATTTACGATGTTTTAAAGAAGGTATCGGTAAATAACAATGCTGTTTTCCCTGTTTTACTTGTAAGCACAATGTCTTCAGCTTTATTATTTGTGCCGGTATTTATCCTTTCACGCAATAGCATTTTAAGCGAAGGCGATTTACTTTTTATACCAAAAGCCGATGCCCAAACTCATTTATACATTTTTGCAAAAGCAGTCTTGGTTCTCACTTCATGGATATTTTCATTTTTTGCATTAAAACATCTCCCATTAACTGTTGTTAGTCCAATACGTGCCACAGGTCCACTATGGACGTTAATAGGTGCTATCTTAATTTTTGGAGAACAACTCAACACCCTGCAATGGGTAGGAATAGTTACTACCTTAGTATTTTTCTATATATTTTCTACAATTGGTAAACTCGAAGGCTTGTCTTTAAAAAAGAACAAATGGTTTTGGTTTATTATTTTAGCAACCTTAACAGGTGCTGCCAGCGGATTATACGACAAATATCTGATGACCAACCTGGATAGAATGGCTGTTCAAAGTTGGTTCTCTGTTTACCAAGCCTTCCTCATGGTTCCTTTAGTATATTTTATTTGGTATCCACAGCGAGCAAAACTAAGTCCGTTTACATTCCGATGGAGTATTCCATTAGTAGGTATTATGTTGGTTATAGCAGACTTTGCCTACTTTTATGCCCTGAGTAACCCCGAAGCACTAATCTCTGTAATTTCAGCTCTCCGCAGAGGAAGCGTTGTAATAGCCTTCATCTTTGGAGCCATTTTATTTAAAGAGAAAAACATTAAACGAAAAGCGATCTATCTAGCTGGGATCTTGGCTGGAATTTTCATGCTTCTTCTAGGATCGATGCAATAA